The sequence GCTTAAGAGCGGAACGATGCGCGGCTTTGCTGATGTGTATTCGGGCGAGATCGATCGCTACCTGGCTGATGCTCAGCGTTTGGTGGCGCAGACCGATTGGGGCCGGTTGGACCGTGAGCAGTTCGGTGTTGCGGCGGCCAATGTTTTCGCTCATGTGAATCAGGCCCATCCATTCCGGGAAGGCAATGGGCGCTCCTCAAAAGTGTTCCTGGAACATGTGGCCCAACAGTCCGGTTTTACGTTGGATTATGCGCGGGTGAGCCCGCAGGTGTGGAACCAGGCGTCAGAGTTCAGCCGCCCGGATATTGGCCAGTACGACGTGGTTCCTGATTCGCTGGTGCCGGTGTTCCGGCACATCGCGGTTGAGCGGACTGCGACGGCAACGCCAGGGGTCGACCCGGCGGCACTGGCCCACTCACCACTGAGCGCCAGTTATCCCAAGACACCGAGCCGGAGCGCTCCTACGGGGCAGCAGTCCCCGCCCCGCGGCACTGCTCGGCCTGGGCGCGGCTATGGCACCAACGGACCAGGAGTAGGACGATGAGCCATGTTATTGGATACGCGCGGGTGAGCACCAGGGAACAGAATCCCGAGGCCCAGGAAGCGGAGCTGCGAGCGGCCGGGGCAGCCCGCGTTTATGTTGATCACGGTGAGTCCAGCCGGTTCGAGGACCGGCCGCAGTGGATCGCCTGCCTGGACCATCTGATGGATGGCGATACCCTCATCATTCGCGCGCTAGATCGCATCGCGGGCAGCGAACTGATGGCGATTGAAATCATCCGGGACTTGGGCCGCCGCGGCGTACACATTAAGAGCCTTACCGAGCCCTTCCTGGATGTTGATACGTCCACGCCTATGGGTGAGGCCATTGTGGGCATCATGGCCGTGCTGGCCCAGCTTCGCATCTCGACGATTCGAGAAAACACGCGGCGCGGTTTGGCCCACGCGCGAGCCCAGGGCCGTGTCGGCGGACGCCCGTCGGTGATGACAGTGGAGCGGACCGAAGCCGCGGTGAAAATGCGCGCCGAGGGGCAGAGTATCGCGCACATCGCCAAGGTGCTCGGTGTCGGGTCGTCGTCCGTGTCCCGGGCACTGGCCCGCATCGAAGATGAACGCGCAGCGTTCACCTCGATTGTTGATGGAGTCCTGTCCGATCACGTACCCGACGGGGCACCGCTTGACGGTTCAGACCAAACTTCTGCCTCCCCCCGATAAATGCCGACCTGCACACCACAGACCCCCGTCCAGGGTGCGGCGTAGCCGCATCACGCAGTGACGCGAAGCGCCCTTGACGGGGGTCTGTGGTGTGCAATCATTTGGGCATCGGGGGGAGGGGAACCACCACCACCGAGACCGTGCACGGGCCGCGATATTCTCACTGCAACATATCGACGTAAAGGTGACTTGCGGCCGGTGTGCGGGCGGTCAGCCAGGGTCCCGCTGTCCACTTGTGGGCGGGACAAGACCGGAGGAAATATCTTGTGCCGTCCACAGGTGGTCAGGGGGCTAGATTACGAACCCGACGATGATTCTTCGACGCCCTGTGGGGCGTCTTTTTCATCGGAAACTGAATCGGTCTGCGCGGCAGACTTCTGCCCAGTTTTACGTGTGGAACGGCGACGGGCGCGAACCTTCTTGTCCGGCTCGGCGTAGCCGATTTTCCGCAACTCCTCGACTGACCATCCGGCCGTTATTGCGGCGTTGAACGCCTTGACGTCCTCGCGCTCGGCATCACCAACTCGTTTCGCAATTTGGGCTTGAAGCTCGGCAAGTTCTCGGGCCGTCTCCTCGCGCACATCTGCGAGACTTTGGCGCGCTTCTCCAACCAAGCGGATGGCGCTAATTCGATCTTCCTGGGCACGCCGCGCGCGCTCCACTGCTTCTTCAATACTCGGTTCCTTAGCCATGCTTTCATCGTACGGAAGATGCACGGGCGCGTCGATGTTTCGTCGGCGTAAAGTAGAAGTCGCGGCGGAGCCGCAACCGATCGCGTCTGCCAACGCGAGAAAATGGAAACGGTTTCCCGAACGGAGGAACGGAGCAAGCTATAGACTTAGGTTTCCTAAGTCGCTTTGTCCTCGACTTCGTGTCGAGGATGGGGCACACTGGAAGTGTGGTCCCCGCACAGGGCGGGGTCGCTGCGTTGGGCCGAAAGAAGGTGATCGGGTTGGGTGACGAACAGACTCCCGCAGGTCGCTTGTTCGCGCGCCGACGTCGTGCCAACGTCGAAGGCGGTCGGCAGCACCATCACAAGGTGAAGGTGACGCCGGAGGAAGAAGGCATGCTGCTTCGGCTGGCCGAGGCGCAGCACGTGACCATCCCTCGCCTCCTCGTTGAGTCGGCTCTGGCATCGGAGGCGTCCGAGACTCCCACGGAACGAAAGCAGGCGATGGCGGAACTGTTCGCATTGCATCGTCTGTTGGCGGCCATTTCCAACAACGTGAACCAGATCGCTCGACATGCGAATGCCACCGGCGAGGTGCAGCCTGCTACCGTTTCAACGTTGGCTAAGGTTCGTGAAGTTGCCGAACGTATTGATGCGGCAATTGATGGGTTGAGCTTGTCATGATGCCGAACATTGTGCGTGGTGATCGCATGGCCGGTTTGATGACTTACCTGGCTGGTCCGGGGCGTTCCAATGAACACACTGAACCGCACCTTGTAGCCGGTGATCCGGCCGTGATGGCTTGGCACGATGATGCTGAGTTGAGTCGTGATGCTGCTCTGGCAATTGCTCGACACCTCGACCGTCCGCGCAAGGCCTACGAGGTAGAAGTTAACGGCGGTCACGTCTGGCATTGTTCCCTGTCGCTGCGTGCCGATGAAGGTGCGCTGTCCGATGAAAAGTGGAACGAGATTGCCAGCGACTTCGTGAAGGCCATGGGCTTCGACGACAACGAAGGAACCAAGGCACCGTGCCGCTGGGTTGCCGTTCATCACGGAGTGTCAAAGAACGGCAACGACCACATACACCTGGCCGTGAATCTGGTCCGCGAGGATGGCACCAAGGCCTCTGTCCATAATGACTTCCGCCGCGCGCAGGCCGCCGCGCGTGCTCTTGAAGTAGAGCATGGTTTGGAACCGTTGGAATCTGCCCAGGCTCAACGCGCTACCCGCGGTTATGACCCTGCCGAACGCGAAGCCCAGGCACGTTCCCGCGCCCGGGCAAAGTACGAACGTACCCGTGCCAAGCAGGGCACAAAGTCTCCATCGTGGGAGAACCTTTCCGGGGCCGACCGTAAGGCGCACATCGCTGCCGAGCTGCGCACTGACCAGCCTCGTTTCCTACTGTCTTTGAAGGTGCGGGCCGCCTCGACTGCAAGTAACAGTGAAGCGGAATTCGTGCGCCGCATGCGCCGTGACGGTCTGCTGGTTCGCGCTCGGTTTGCCGACGGACGAAGCGACGTTGTGACTGGCTATTCGGTGGCAGAACGTCCCGAGGCCGGAGAACGGCCGATCTGGTACGGCGGGGGACACCTTGGCCGTGATCTGACGCTGCCACGGTTACGTGATGGCTGGCCCGATACTCCCACCGGAGCAACCGAGGCCGCGGCCGAATGGAACGCTGCGAAGCGCGGCCGCCGCGTGGTCGCTCCGGGCCGCGAAGCACACGAACCCAATCCGGAATTGTGGGATCAGCGCAACGCTGAACTGCGTGAGCTGGTGGACCGGCTGCGCGCTGTTCCAGTCGATGACCGTGACACCTGGGCGACCGTGGCACGCCAAACCTCCGGTGCCTTGGCCGCCTGGTCTAACGCGACCGAGAGCACGCCCGGAGACCTCGCTGCCGCTGCCGAAGCGCTGTCTCGTTCCGCGCAAACGTATGAACGTACCGTAAGCCCCCAAAAGGCCGGCACCGTTGCCCTGTCCGGTACAGCGATGCTCTTGGCTAGCGCCGCCCATGGGGGACAGGGCACTGTCGCCCAGGCGGCAATGGTGCGCCAGCTCTTGCGTCTGACCCAGGCAGTGCATGACGCCTGTGTGGCTGGCAAGCAAGCACGGCAAGCGAAGCTGTTGGCTGAGGACACTCGCGCGCGGCTGGTCCGCGTTCGTGATGCCATGCCTCAGGTGCCTACTACGGCCAAGGGCAACGGCGGTGCCACGGCAACCATTGAACGTCCGCGCACGCTCGATCCCGAGGCGCAGGCCATGCTTGACCGGTTGCATGCTGGGCAGGGTAAGCCCGCCAGCGCGGCGGCTTCACCCATCCCCAACAAGATCGAGCCAGCCAAGACCCATCAGACCACCAAGCCGGGTACGGACCGCGGCCCGGAACGATAGGAAAGGGGGCCGATCATGGCCGAGGAATCAGATGGAATTGAGGAAGCCTTCGAAGGCCAATTGAGAGTCCTGGTCACCGCTGCCGGGCAGATTGGCGAACGGATGGCCAGAGCCCGCGAGGATGCATTGCGTCGAGCGCAAGCGGCCAGCGAGCAGGAAGCGCGCGAGCTGCAATCCCGGTTTGCCGCAGAACAGCGTGCCGCCCGGGTGGAGATGAGCAATGTTCATCGCGCCGAGTGGTGGGATCGGGCCACACCGGAACAGATCGGCCACACGTACCAGGTGGCCCGCGCCTGGTCCAAGGAAGAACCCGAAGCGGTTCGAGCTGAGCAGAGAATGCGCGATGAACTGCGCACCCGCTACTCGGTCGATGTCGACAATGCGGGAGCGGACCCCGAGGCAGTTCGCCAGGCGGTCCAACGCGAGCTGGCCAGGTCTGAGCATGACCGGGCGGCCGCGGCCGCCGAACAGTCGCGCTCCGAGCAGGAACGAGCCGAAGCGCAACGGCTGATGACCATGGCAGACCAGGACGAGCGCCGGGCTGAGGAATCCCGGGCTGCTGCCGTACATGAGCCGGACCCCGAGGAACGCGTGCGTGCCGCCGCCGAAGCTGAACAGCGCGAAGCACAGGCGGACCGTGCCAGAGAGGATGGGCGCACCGTTTACGACAGCGCCGAGCGGCGCGCAGGGACCGCCCAGAGTCTCGAAGCCCAGGGTATTGACCGCGAGGTGGTGGCCACGCGCATGCGGGCTGACGTCAGTCAGGGCAAGCCTGCCACCGAGGCCGTCAAGGGTGCCGGGAAGGCCAAAGCACCTAAGGCCCGCAAGACCCGCGGTCATGGCACCCAAGTCCAGCGATCGGGCTTGGATCGGTGAGAACAGAAACGATTTGCAAAAAATTTTTGGGGCAGTGCCTGTTAGGTACTGCCCCAAAATATTAATCGTCTTACTGGTAGCCTCAGATGTTCATAGGTGTAGGCAGAACCTTCATTATCATTCTGTTTCTAGATAATCCAAGTCCATTGAATGTACTTCAATTAAGATTTCAAGTTTCGAGCTCTCTGGAATCATTGAATTTATGAAGAAACTCATCTACTGGATACCTGCTAGGCGGCTGTTTCCTTCAAAGTCATAAAGCAGTAATTCATGCTTCTTGATATAAGGTCAAGCCAAAAAGGGGAGGACCTATGAACAGCTCTGTGCATCGAACGAAAACAGTTGTCTGGGGTGTGACGATGTCTCTAATGCTAGGGGCAATCGCAGGACCGGCATTTGGGGCGGAGCGGCTAGTGGCACCATCAACTGCTACCGACTCAGATCAGAATGCTCTGAACAGTGTGATACCAGGGATAGGAGTGGGGACTCCTGCTCCTCTTCCGTTTAATTTTTCGGATCTCGGCGCAATGACCGTTGCTAAATCAAGCATCAGTCTGAAAGATCCAGCTGGTCAAAATATTGCTTTAAAAAAGATCGATGGAGACGGTTCCGGGGAAGACTTCTATGAAGGCTTGACGAAGAATGGCAAAAAAGTAGAAGTTCAAGTGCTGTCTGAAACACAGACCGCACCATTGGCAGATCCGGAGACCCTTGGAAGCCCCGATGACCCCATTGACGAGGTCCCAGTTTCCGGCGAGTCAGATGGCTATGAGGTGGAGGCGACCTCGAAAGTTGTCTCCGCGGCTGACTTCAAACCGGTGCTTGCTATCGCTAGTACGGCCACAACTGTGACCATTGCAGCTCCAGCCGGAACCGCAGTAAAAGATGTAATTTCCTACGATTCCTCTGGCATCGTGGTGGCTATGCCAGCGAGCAAAAGTGAAAATAGTAATGGCTCCATCACGCTTCCTCGTGCTGAAGCGGCTGCAATGTTTGGTGTGGAGACCGAACAAGGAGACGAGACGACCCAACTGACGATTCCTATTGCCACTCCCGCGGCTGCGAAAAAGAATCAATGGACCGAGTTCTACTACACGACGTTTATTCCTGAGAAGTATGTAGATGTCCCTGCGGCATGCAAGGTCACTTCAAATAGCTGGAACGTTACGAAGCACAACGGCAACAACAGGTCATGGAAGAATCTGAAGAACGGAGCAGCCTACGAATCCTATAAAACCGTAGCTGGCATCAAAGTCGACTGGTCTCGTGGCAAGGTCTATAACGTTGCGCAGGTTTCTATTTCCAAGGGTTACGACAAATCAGGAAACCTCAAGAAAAAGAAGCAAGCAAGCGCACGGGGTATCAAGACTGAACAGATGCAGCGATCATCCAGTTACGTCTACTGGAGGATGCGTCATCAAGTTTCTAACCCTTTATGCCCCGGGGCGGGAGCGATCCGTTACACGGGCGCTGTGAAAATGTACCGGTCCGGCACGATGAAAGTTAGCTTCAACCGAGTTCAGGTCCCGAACCATGAAATGTATGCACGCACCAACCTCCGTGGGAACTGGACCAACATCCACAGGCTCAAGCGGAAATCTTTCGCTTGCTTAGCTATCCCTTGCGGAAATAATGCATACGGCCGAACTGTGAAATTGAAGATCAATTGAACTACAGCTAAAAATAATATTTTGAAAGGTCTTACGAGTTGGAAAATTGCGTTAAAGAACGTCTTAACTCACAGATGCTATCGCTGCCGATATTTATTCTCATTGCATTCACTGTTGATCTGATCTCATACATGTCTGAAGCTACGCCGCTAGGGTACACGACGTTGTGGGCTGGCGTTCTTGTTCCTTTTACCGCCATTTTGATCTTTGCCACCGTACCGACCTTGATCAAGAAGACTCGTTCCGTGGTGCGTGATCTGATCGGTGTCTTCCTCGGTGCGACACTGTTTGGCGTAATTGCCAGTCTTCCCATCTGGAGTTCGACAGCAGGACAAAGTGATGTTGCTCGGGGAGACTACGCATCAGGCGTGATGCTGTCACCGATTCTGGGATTGATCGTCGTAGCGATCTTTGCTGTTTCCTCGGGATTTTTTGAATACCTATTGCATCGACGTATTCGGACCCGCAGCACGAAAAGGTAGATCCTTCGCTAAGGGTGAGCTGAACCAGATAGCCCCTGAACTACAGCTTTATTGACGCCCTTGGAAATGATTGCATCGTTGACGTAGAGACCCGGTTCTAAGCAACTGGCACTAGACAGGGACCGCGTCTACCCGGTGCGGTCCATGTTCGCGCTGCTTGCTACGTTGAAGGTGATGGCATCGGTTCCAACCGGCGTACGAGCTTCACCAACAAGCCCAACGCCAGGAAGTCGATAAACAGCGCTCCAAGGCCAGCGGGCACAGTCCAGAGCCATAGCCAGGCATTCGTCTGTGCGTGTGGGTACATCGCAGAAATCAGGATGGAGGGAGTGCTGATGATGGCCAGGGCCACGACGGCGGCGGGCAAGCTGGCCACCAGGGCCTTGGCGGAGCCAGCAGGAACGTTCTCAGAGGGCATGACGTGTTTGAAGGTATTGCGGCCCAAGCACCATAGCGCCGTGAGGCTGGTGGTCAGCAATGACCACCAGAGAGCATATCCAGCGACTTGTACTGCTTCGTTCATGGTGTTTCCTCACTTTCAGATGATTCGTTGAAAACTAGCCCTGCCATTCTTCGGCGGGTGGTTCCGGTTCCTCCTCCCGAGATACGTCGTCCTTTGGTTCGTGGACTTGGCGTTGGTCAGGGAACAAGCCCTCCGGCGGAGCTGCATAGGGCAAGGGCTGCCCTTTTTTGGACTTGTTTTCGTCGGCGTCCGCTGCCGAGGAAAACGGCCCGTCCGGGTCCAGCAAGACCGCCATATGGTGGTCTGCGTGGTCGCGCCACCACACGCTCATGCCGGTGCTGGGGTCCATGCGCAGGTGTTCCCAGGAACGCCATAGCGCTTCCAGACGGATCACTGCCTCGTCGTATTCCCACCACCGGGCAGCCCAGACCCGCGAGCGGCCGTTGATCGCCCGGCGATAGACATTGCGCAGGTACTCACGGACAAACTCATCGACGGAACCGTAGTAGAGGGTTTCCTCCGGTTCCGCCTCGCCATCGTCGTCCTGGGCTTCGTCGGCTGCCTCGTTGGCCTCGACTTGTTCGGTCACGGCGGCCTCGGCCGCCTGGCCAGCTCGCTCCCTGAGGGATTCCAAGAGCTTCTCAGTCAGGGCTTCGTCGACCGCGGCCGTGGCCACGTTATTGACCTGCTTGCGGACCGAGGCCTTGACCGCCGCATCGACGTATTCACCGGCAAGCCCGCCAATGTCGAGCCCAAACACCCGCCCAGGTGAGCGGGGTGTGTCGGCGGCAGCGGAAGGTTGCCCCTCGTTTTCGGTGTATTCGTCCTCTCCCCAGTCGCTCATGATGCGTCCTCCGTTCTCAGTGCGGATTCAACCACCGAGAGTTCCTTCTCGGCTTCGAGAATCGTTTTCTCGGCTTCGGGATCATGGGCCAGGATGGACGCCCGCACGGCGTCAGCGTGCGGTCCAGCCATCCACGGCTGCGTGCGGATCAGCGTGGGCCGGTTGCCCGAGGACAGCACCACAGCGCGTCCCTTGGGCATGGCAGCCAGGTCGTCGACGTCCAGGATGCGCTCACGGTGAAGCTGCTGCGATACGGTGCGCTGCCCGCGCCCATACGAGGTGGAGGAAGTCAGACGGTCATAGTCACCGATCATGCGGGCAAGGTCTTCGAGGAAACTGCCGTCATGGGTGGTGCCACCGCCGCCATAGACGCGGATATTCGATGCGCTCCACAGCTTCTTCATCCCGGATTCACCCCACACCTCGACGCCCTGGGACCAGCTCTGCAGAATGGTCATGAGGATGATTCCGCGGGAACCATAGTGGCTGTAGAGGTTCGGCAGATCGCGCCACCGGCAGACGTTGGCGGCCTCGTCGAGCACTCCCACCAGAGGAGTCTTTAGCCGGCCCCCGGCAGACCGGGCGGCCAGCTCCTCGGCGGCTTCCACCACGGCGACTGTGAGCGCGGTGACCAAGGGGCCCGCGGTGCCGCGGCCTTCCTTGGACAAGGAATAGAGCGTGCCCCCATCACGAACGAACCCCGCCGGGTCAAAATGCGGCCGAGTATCGGCCGCCCCGCGAGGGGTCACCCAGGTGGAGACCTGGCGATTGGTCAGGCACGAGGCCATCTGCTGCGCCGTGCCATACACGCCGCCGCGCTGCTTTTCGGGTGCGTCAATCACACCGGCCACCTGATCGGCGGTCAACGCAAAGCCATGTTCTCGAAGAACCTCCACCGCCGTGTCATCGGTGGGACGAGTCAGCCACGTGTACACGTCGGTAATGGCCCGGTGATCCAATGCGGCAGCCAGCAACAGACCGGCCAAAAGGTCCTGGCCTGCCGGGTCGAAATAGGCATCGGTCTTAGCGCCGGGGTCACGAGAGCCAGAGGCGAAGTGCTCGGCCAGCTTGGCCGCGCGCACTTCGTCAGTGACATACGAGAGCGGATTCCACCACCAGTTCGGTTCTTCCAAGGCAATCGACTGGGGATCAAAGACCCACACCGGGCCAGTCTTGGCCCGCACGTCCCTCGTGGCGTCCACGACGTCGCGTTTATTGGAGGTCACCAGGACGCCGCCTGGCGCATCGAGGATCGCCGGAACCGCGCGACTTGTCGTCTTACCTGTACGCGGACCCCAAATGTCGATGTGCATATCCTCCCAGGAGCCATGCAGCGGTGCTCCACCGCCGACGGTCCGGCCAATCGGCACACCGCAGGAGTTCTCGACGCCCAGCCGCTTGGCCGAAGCCTGCGCAGCCTTGGATGTCAACGATTCAATGTCCTTGCCCCGACCCATGTAGGACGCGGCACGGTCCACGCGGCTACGGCCCTTGCGCATGCGGCGAAGCGTCAAGCCGAAGAGCACCGCCAGGACGATGACAACAAGGCACAAGTGGTTGCTGGGCATCGAGAACTATCTTTTCTCCCGCACATACGTCAACGGCACGACGCATAAGCTCAGCTGCCAGACCTTGACCCCGGGCAGCGACCTCGGTAGCCACACGCCCGATGCGCCAGCCATCTTCCTCCGCCAGAACCCTCAAAGTCGCTAGGACCTTATTATCGCCTTCGGCCCAAAGCATGCGGGCGTCCGGCTCAACGTCCCTGCCATCCAACTCGTCATATGCCGAGCCCTGCTCGACGACAAAGACATCCGTTCGCAGCTTCAACACCGAATACAAACTCAGGGAATCCATTTCGGCAGCACTGGCCTTGAAATTTAACAGACATCTTCTTTCGCCCTTCGGTCCCACTAAGGACTCTGTAGAACCTCACCAGCAGCGGTATCCAAGGACCGGATGTGGAATATGGAAAGCTGGAGGGATTGCAGTATTTTTCGGCTTCGTCAATCGACGGGCCGACTTCTAGATCCTATAATCTTTGTGCTTTTCCCCCTGCTTTGGTGACCCAACACGGAAATGCAATCGGCTGTTTCTGACGTATAGACGGGACTTCGGCCAACGTATCCCGCGTACGGTTCCACGATCTGGCAGACGAACTCTAGATCCTGTTACTTTCAAACATGGATTGAGAATCAGCGTTTTTTCGCGAGTCGCAAGTCCAGCCCGCTGCGAATTTGCGGCCATTCCGAGGCAATGATCGAGAAGATGACGGTGTCGCGCAGTGAACCATCGGCCATGCGGCTTGTCGCGCGCAGCACGCCGTCCTGTTTTGCGCCAAGTCGAGCTATCGCTTGACGAGACTGCATGTTCATCCAATGCGTACTGAATTCCACGGCAACGCAATTAAGGGTTTCGAACGCGTGGCCGAGCAGTAGTCTTTTGCTGTCCGGATTCGTTCCGGTTCCCTGCGCGCTGGCGGCGTTCCAGGTGTAGCCGATTTCCAGGCGTGGCAGTTCGGCGTTGATGTCGCAGTAGGTGGTCATGCCAATGATCTTGCCTGGTTCGCCGGTAGTCGGGTCGTTCAAACGAGTCGTAAACGGAACCATTGAACCTTCGCTTTGCATGGCTAGACGACGCTGAATCTCGTCATACATTTCCTCGGGGCGAGGTACGGAGGTGTACCAAAGGTTCCACAGTTCGCCATCGGATGCCGCTTCGACAAGTCCGTCGTGGTGATCCTCGCTCAGGGGTTCGAGAGTGACATATTTTCCGTGGAGTGTTATCGGGGCGATCCTAGTCATAGGGCAAGGTTACCTTCTCGGAAAGCAACTTCGATTTAGCGCGATTCAGCCCCAAAGTAGAACGACAGCGACGCGACCTGTCAGCAGCCGGCGATCGAACCTGCGTTAGATTCACCTATGCGATCGTGATGCCTTAACCAGCCCTTTTCACGATGTCCCGCAGAGCGTTCGGCTTGCGGGCCTGGGTCTGCCAAGCAGATCTAGACCTCCAGGATCCCATCCTTCGCTTCACGAATGTCGGGGAGTGCATGTGTGTCGAGGTCTTCCATGAATTCAAGACTCGCGTATCGGTCGAACTTGATGCGTCCAGCATCGTCAAAGACTCTGATCCTGCGGCGGATCCAGCCCGCGGGAAAATACGGGTGGCGACAGGTCACATGAACTTCGGATTCAGGCCATTCTCCGATGGTTTCCACGTGTGTTTCTTGGACGCCATCAGCGAGCGGGGCGGTAGTTCCATCTGCTGCGCGCCAATAGGCGTCAGCGTCGGCAAACTGATCCGTTAGCGCCTTCACAGCTTGGGTCTTCTGGGCATCAGTCAAGCTCACGCGTTTCCAGTGCGTCCCGGCGATCTCGGAAAGGTCGACTCGTGCAGAATCGTGTCTCGGTCCATAAGAATCGTAGTCAAGGCCGAGCTGTTCCGACGCAACGAGGGTTCCCCATCCTTGGGGAACAAATTCCCTAAATTTCACATGCTCGGGTATTTCGTCGACCGTACCTATTACCATCGCCGTACATCGGTACTCATAGCTGATCGTGTCGGAGTCATGGTGGGCTACCGGCGGCGACGGGTTCACGAATAGCACATGACCGTGCTCGTCCTCGCGGACGGCGTTGACGTACCGGTCGACTTCCAGCGTTCGTTGGACCTGACCTGGCAACAGGATTTGCAATGTCGATGGAGCAGCCCAGTCCGCCGGCAGCTCGCCGCCCCGATAGTTGTCGTCCGTTTGTTCGACTATGGATGTACTCGTCCATAGTCCGGCGCTTGTTGCTCCCACGACGGTGGTTTCCTCAGTGCGAACAAAACCCAGTGAACCGTCCACACCAATCCTTACAGCGACCACGACGGTGGGGCTGTGTAAAGCCGGGTAGTCGATTTCCTGCCCATCGGGGCCGCTTTGGTACAGCACCCAGAGGGCGTCGGTCGCCGCACAAACGGAAACATCTGGGGCCAGAATTCCCGTGTCAAGATCCGGCCACGTGAGGAAGAGATCCGGCATGGCTTCTCGGCGGACCAGGGCCACGGGGCGTGCCTCGTCGATATAAAACGTTGTCGTGCCAATGGTGGTTCGAGGCAGGGCGGACATCAGGTCTGTCATGACCCGATGCTAACAGCCACTCGGCTAACGTCGTAACGCCCGAAAGCCTCCCCGTCGGCTTCAACAGATTTCTAGATATCAGGTGGGGAGCTTTTCTTTGGAGGAATCTCGCCTTACTCACAAGGCGAATACCCATCGGGCACATACATCAATTTATCGTCCCGCAGAGCGTTCCCCATAGGGTGCGATGAAGAAGGTAAACGTTGTGCTGTGTTTGAATGAAGTATGAAAGCTTCGAGTAAGGCCGTTTGCCTGACAATAGGACTCCTGCTGACTTTCGCAGGAGCAGCAGGTAGTTTCGTGATGTTCTTGCAGCCATGGCGGAGCTGTCCTGAGATTGATGACAGTTCTGCGGGCTGCCCTGCGACATCAAGCGACACAGCTTTACTTGGGCTTGCCATAGCTGTATTTTTCTTTGGCATAGCGTTCTTGATCATGTCCAGGAAGCCAGAGCGGATTCCGCTCGACGCCGCCGGCCCCTTTGGGAAACTCGACTAAAGTCCGAGACCGAGTCGCATCAGCAATTGGGCGGCGCTCTGCATCTACCTTGCACCGTCCCAGTTGAGGTTCCGCTTGCGGGGGTCGCGCTGGTCGTTTCCCTGAGTAACTGGCGCTATCAGGGAGCAGGGTCTGTCGAAGCAGGCTGTGATGCCGGGTGCTCAGGAACCTCGGGATACAGCTCTGGCGGCAGGCCCACCGTGAATCCGTCGTCGCGGACGAACGTGCCGTTTATGTCGATCGCGCGGGAAACGTTATTGCTGCCGTCTGTCAATTGGACGGCCACGCCACTTCCCATCTGTTCTCCAATTACCA comes from Glutamicibacter arilaitensis Re117 and encodes:
- a CDS encoding DUF4913 domain-containing protein; translation: MSDWGEDEYTENEGQPSAAADTPRSPGRVFGLDIGGLAGEYVDAAVKASVRKQVNNVATAAVDEALTEKLLESLRERAGQAAEAAVTEQVEANEAADEAQDDDGEAEPEETLYYGSVDEFVREYLRNVYRRAINGRSRVWAARWWEYDEAVIRLEALWRSWEHLRMDPSTGMSVWWRDHADHHMAVLLDPDGPFSSAADADENKSKKGQPLPYAAPPEGLFPDQRQVHEPKDDVSREEEPEPPAEEWQG
- a CDS encoding Fic/DOC family protein — protein: MRNLLGERDPAVLAQKEYGRTAWRQRQLNADPSLVAHSYDAEHLRAIHRHLFQDVYEWAGEYRTQNMLKSGTMRGFADVYSGEIDRYLADAQRLVAQTDWGRLDREQFGVAAANVFAHVNQAHPFREGNGRSSKVFLEHVAQQSGFTLDYARVSPQVWNQASEFSRPDIGQYDVVPDSLVPVFRHIAVERTATATPGVDPAALAHSPLSASYPKTPSRSAPTGQQSPPRGTARPGRGYGTNGPGVGR
- a CDS encoding DUF3238 domain-containing protein, which translates into the protein MNSSVHRTKTVVWGVTMSLMLGAIAGPAFGAERLVAPSTATDSDQNALNSVIPGIGVGTPAPLPFNFSDLGAMTVAKSSISLKDPAGQNIALKKIDGDGSGEDFYEGLTKNGKKVEVQVLSETQTAPLADPETLGSPDDPIDEVPVSGESDGYEVEATSKVVSAADFKPVLAIASTATTVTIAAPAGTAVKDVISYDSSGIVVAMPASKSENSNGSITLPRAEAAAMFGVETEQGDETTQLTIPIATPAAAKKNQWTEFYYTTFIPEKYVDVPAACKVTSNSWNVTKHNGNNRSWKNLKNGAAYESYKTVAGIKVDWSRGKVYNVAQVSISKGYDKSGNLKKKKQASARGIKTEQMQRSSSYVYWRMRHQVSNPLCPGAGAIRYTGAVKMYRSGTMKVSFNRVQVPNHEMYARTNLRGNWTNIHRLKRKSFACLAIPCGNNAYGRTVKLKIN
- a CDS encoding relaxase/mobilization nuclease domain-containing protein, coding for MMPNIVRGDRMAGLMTYLAGPGRSNEHTEPHLVAGDPAVMAWHDDAELSRDAALAIARHLDRPRKAYEVEVNGGHVWHCSLSLRADEGALSDEKWNEIASDFVKAMGFDDNEGTKAPCRWVAVHHGVSKNGNDHIHLAVNLVREDGTKASVHNDFRRAQAAARALEVEHGLEPLESAQAQRATRGYDPAEREAQARSRARAKYERTRAKQGTKSPSWENLSGADRKAHIAAELRTDQPRFLLSLKVRAASTASNSEAEFVRRMRRDGLLVRARFADGRSDVVTGYSVAERPEAGERPIWYGGGHLGRDLTLPRLRDGWPDTPTGATEAAAEWNAAKRGRRVVAPGREAHEPNPELWDQRNAELRELVDRLRAVPVDDRDTWATVARQTSGALAAWSNATESTPGDLAAAAEALSRSAQTYERTVSPQKAGTVALSGTAMLLASAAHGGQGTVAQAAMVRQLLRLTQAVHDACVAGKQARQAKLLAEDTRARLVRVRDAMPQVPTTAKGNGGATATIERPRTLDPEAQAMLDRLHAGQGKPASAAASPIPNKIEPAKTHQTTKPGTDRGPER
- a CDS encoding recombinase family protein, producing the protein MSHVIGYARVSTREQNPEAQEAELRAAGAARVYVDHGESSRFEDRPQWIACLDHLMDGDTLIIRALDRIAGSELMAIEIIRDLGRRGVHIKSLTEPFLDVDTSTPMGEAIVGIMAVLAQLRISTIRENTRRGLAHARAQGRVGGRPSVMTVERTEAAVKMRAEGQSIAHIAKVLGVGSSSVSRALARIEDERAAFTSIVDGVLSDHVPDGAPLDGSDQTSASPR
- a CDS encoding MobC family plasmid mobilization relaxosome protein; protein product: MIGLGDEQTPAGRLFARRRRANVEGGRQHHHKVKVTPEEEGMLLRLAEAQHVTIPRLLVESALASEASETPTERKQAMAELFALHRLLAAISNNVNQIARHANATGEVQPATVSTLAKVREVAERIDAAIDGLSLS